A window from Primulina huaijiensis isolate GDHJ02 chromosome 13, ASM1229523v2, whole genome shotgun sequence encodes these proteins:
- the LOC140991668 gene encoding APO protein 1, chloroplastic isoform X1 produces MLQQLSAVVYSPWIPLRKGASSRSMELKTYHFPIPRSSFYGIKFQVTQAYDNENATRRQIIIFCTDGRLTRGRKVNKLEASQQNVELPPVLPRKKKKPYPIPITKIQQAARADKKLAEMGIEKPLGPPKNGLLVPELIPVAYEVVDAWKNLISGLAQLLHVVPVHACSECSDIHVALAGHNIQDCRGPASGSRKSFHSWVKGSINDVLLPIESYHKFDPFGRRIKHETRFSYDRIPAVIELCIQAGVELPDYPSRRRTRPIRMLGKKVIDMGGLIEEPELHSSHASGSLTMELDTYRIQDRYSPPAESDVPKIAQQTVKAYEKVKTGVTKLMKKYTVKACGYCSEVHVGPWGHNAKLCGEFKHQWRDGKHGWQDATVDEMFPPNYVWHVEDTKGPPLKNTLKRFYGKAPAVVEVCMQAGAQVPDKYRSMMRLDIVVPENMEARFVA; encoded by the exons ATGCTACAACAATTATCAGCAGTGGTTTACTCGCCATGGATCCCACTTAGAAAGG GGGCTTCATCTCGGTCGATGGAACTTAAGACATATCATTTTCCAATTCCAAGATCTTCTTTCTATGGGATAAAG TTCCAGGTCACCCAAGCTTACGACAATGAGAATGCTACAAGAAGACAAATAATCATCTTTTGTACAGACGGCAGGCTTACTCGTGGTCGCAAAGTGAATAAACTTGAGGCATCACAACAGAATGTGGAACTTCCGCCTGTACTTCCAAGGAAAAAGAAGAAGCCCTATCCCATACCCATAACGAAAATTCAGCAGGCTGCCAGGGCTGATAAGAAATTGGCAGAAATGGGAATTGAGAAGCCACTCGGGCCTCCAAAAAATGGACTACTTGTACCCGAGCTAATTCCTGTTGCATATGAAGTAGTTGATGCTTGGAAAAATTTAATTAGTGGACTTGCACAACTCTTGCATGTTGTTCCTGTTCATGCTTGTAG TGAGTGCTCAGACATCCATGTTGCCCTAGCTGGCCACAATATTCAAGACTGTCGTGGCCCGGCTAGTGGAAGCCGCAAAAGTTTCCATTCATGGGTGAAGGGTTCTATCAACGATGTGCTTCTCCCTATTGAGTCATACCATAAGTTTGATCCTTTTGGCCGGCGCATAAAGCATGAGACTCGTTTTAGTTACGACAGAATTCCTGCTGTGATTGAACTTTGCATCCAAGCAGGTGTTGAATTGCCTGACTACCCCTCGCGAAGGAGGACAAGACCTATCCGAATGCTAGGTAAGAAAGTGATTGATATGGGTGGGTTGATTGAAGAGCCTGAACTCCATAGCTCTCATGCTTCCGGGTCATTGACTATGGAACTGGACACTTATCGGATCCAAGATCGATATTCTCCCCCCGCGGAATCAGATGTTCCTAAGATTGCGCAGCAGACTGTCAAAGCATACGAGAAAGTTAAGACTGGTGTAACAAAATTGATGAAAAAGTATACTGTGAAGGCATGTGGCTATTGCTCGGAGGTTCATGTGGGGCCCTGGGGCCACAATGCGAAGCTCTGTGGGGAATTCAAGCATCAGTGGAGAGACGGGAAACATGGTTGGCAAGATGCAACTGTAGATGAAATGTTTCCTCCCAATTATGTCTGGCATGTTGAAGATACAAAAGGACCGCCATTGAAAAACACACTCAAGAGATTCTACGGTAAGGCACCAGCCGTGGTTGAAGTGTGTATGCAAGCTGGCGCTCAAGTACCTGATAAGTACAGGTCGATGATGAGGCTTGATATCGTGGTGCCAGAAAATATGGAGGCTCGATTTGTGGCCTGA
- the LOC140991668 gene encoding APO protein 1, chloroplastic isoform X2, whose protein sequence is MLQQLSAVVYSPWIPLRKGASSRSMELKTYHFPIPRSSFYGIKVTQAYDNENATRRQIIIFCTDGRLTRGRKVNKLEASQQNVELPPVLPRKKKKPYPIPITKIQQAARADKKLAEMGIEKPLGPPKNGLLVPELIPVAYEVVDAWKNLISGLAQLLHVVPVHACSECSDIHVALAGHNIQDCRGPASGSRKSFHSWVKGSINDVLLPIESYHKFDPFGRRIKHETRFSYDRIPAVIELCIQAGVELPDYPSRRRTRPIRMLGKKVIDMGGLIEEPELHSSHASGSLTMELDTYRIQDRYSPPAESDVPKIAQQTVKAYEKVKTGVTKLMKKYTVKACGYCSEVHVGPWGHNAKLCGEFKHQWRDGKHGWQDATVDEMFPPNYVWHVEDTKGPPLKNTLKRFYGKAPAVVEVCMQAGAQVPDKYRSMMRLDIVVPENMEARFVA, encoded by the exons ATGCTACAACAATTATCAGCAGTGGTTTACTCGCCATGGATCCCACTTAGAAAGG GGGCTTCATCTCGGTCGATGGAACTTAAGACATATCATTTTCCAATTCCAAGATCTTCTTTCTATGGGATAAAG GTCACCCAAGCTTACGACAATGAGAATGCTACAAGAAGACAAATAATCATCTTTTGTACAGACGGCAGGCTTACTCGTGGTCGCAAAGTGAATAAACTTGAGGCATCACAACAGAATGTGGAACTTCCGCCTGTACTTCCAAGGAAAAAGAAGAAGCCCTATCCCATACCCATAACGAAAATTCAGCAGGCTGCCAGGGCTGATAAGAAATTGGCAGAAATGGGAATTGAGAAGCCACTCGGGCCTCCAAAAAATGGACTACTTGTACCCGAGCTAATTCCTGTTGCATATGAAGTAGTTGATGCTTGGAAAAATTTAATTAGTGGACTTGCACAACTCTTGCATGTTGTTCCTGTTCATGCTTGTAG TGAGTGCTCAGACATCCATGTTGCCCTAGCTGGCCACAATATTCAAGACTGTCGTGGCCCGGCTAGTGGAAGCCGCAAAAGTTTCCATTCATGGGTGAAGGGTTCTATCAACGATGTGCTTCTCCCTATTGAGTCATACCATAAGTTTGATCCTTTTGGCCGGCGCATAAAGCATGAGACTCGTTTTAGTTACGACAGAATTCCTGCTGTGATTGAACTTTGCATCCAAGCAGGTGTTGAATTGCCTGACTACCCCTCGCGAAGGAGGACAAGACCTATCCGAATGCTAGGTAAGAAAGTGATTGATATGGGTGGGTTGATTGAAGAGCCTGAACTCCATAGCTCTCATGCTTCCGGGTCATTGACTATGGAACTGGACACTTATCGGATCCAAGATCGATATTCTCCCCCCGCGGAATCAGATGTTCCTAAGATTGCGCAGCAGACTGTCAAAGCATACGAGAAAGTTAAGACTGGTGTAACAAAATTGATGAAAAAGTATACTGTGAAGGCATGTGGCTATTGCTCGGAGGTTCATGTGGGGCCCTGGGGCCACAATGCGAAGCTCTGTGGGGAATTCAAGCATCAGTGGAGAGACGGGAAACATGGTTGGCAAGATGCAACTGTAGATGAAATGTTTCCTCCCAATTATGTCTGGCATGTTGAAGATACAAAAGGACCGCCATTGAAAAACACACTCAAGAGATTCTACGGTAAGGCACCAGCCGTGGTTGAAGTGTGTATGCAAGCTGGCGCTCAAGTACCTGATAAGTACAGGTCGATGATGAGGCTTGATATCGTGGTGCCAGAAAATATGGAGGCTCGATTTGTGGCCTGA